A portion of the Sphingobacterium spiritivorum genome contains these proteins:
- a CDS encoding peptidylprolyl isomerase codes for MMRKIILLFFVMTCSLYVWAAKPEFKYVSITTDKGICLLKLYNSTPLHRDNFVKLVKEGYYDSLLFHRVINHFMIQGGDPDSRHAAKGQALGEGGPKYTINAEIRDTLFHKKGTIGAARDNNPAKASSGSQFYLVEGRVFTNAGLDSLEQFKLKGRKFTEAQRKIYTTIGGTPHLDGNYTVFGELLNGVEVVETIAKVKTDALDRPTDDVRMSMKVLTRREALNLELELKGEKPKTGFLTRFFDMFSGKDY; via the coding sequence ATGATGAGAAAAATAATTTTACTGTTTTTTGTAATGACATGCAGCCTGTATGTCTGGGCTGCTAAACCTGAATTTAAGTATGTTAGCATCACTACAGATAAAGGCATATGTCTGTTGAAATTGTACAACTCAACTCCGCTACATCGGGATAATTTTGTGAAACTGGTGAAAGAAGGATATTACGATAGTCTGCTGTTTCACCGTGTGATCAATCATTTTATGATTCAGGGAGGAGATCCTGATTCGCGACACGCTGCAAAGGGACAGGCACTTGGAGAGGGAGGTCCGAAATATACGATCAATGCGGAAATTCGGGATACCTTATTCCATAAAAAGGGGACTATAGGGGCTGCAAGAGATAACAATCCGGCTAAAGCATCTTCAGGATCTCAGTTTTATCTGGTTGAGGGCCGTGTATTTACAAATGCCGGACTGGATAGTCTGGAACAGTTCAAATTAAAAGGGCGCAAGTTTACGGAAGCACAACGCAAAATTTATACTACTATTGGAGGAACACCTCATCTGGATGGTAATTATACCGTTTTTGGTGAACTTTTGAATGGGGTAGAGGTTGTGGAAACAATTGCTAAAGTGAAGACAGATGCTTTGGACAGACCGACAGATGATGTAAGGATGTCGATGAAAGTGTTAACCCGAAGAGAAGCATTAAACCTTGAACTGGAACTTAAAGGGGAGAAACCTAAAACAGGTTTTCTAACCCGGTTTTTTGATATGTTTTCAGGAAAAGATTATTAG